Below is a window of Sebastes umbrosus isolate fSebUmb1 chromosome 13, fSebUmb1.pri, whole genome shotgun sequence DNA.
accATGAAAAaagcacccgatttgactgttatcaggccattaaacagGCGTAATTAGGGGCATATTACGCCTACTactttgtaaaagtgaaagtgagacCTAAAAGCAACGTGTTCTAACATgttataaaactgaatgaaatgtcatgttttgaacacaaacaaaaaggcttctttaggcaaaaaaacaattagttaaaggggctgtttgtaacttcttacacgtataaatcaatccaggtcggtgtcccatgcgcgctcgtgtgtggctacgctgttcagactcagactccaacacaaactacacggaagcaccaaagttATATatagtgaagcccatcttgcaaaacagtgttggccgcggtcggaggatgcgggggagaccgtagctttggtctccagggccggagtctctgctgttctctgctcctctgcctgccttcgctcagctcactccacctcacgtgcatggacgcacactacacactgcagaagagttagtagctctgagaatatgtagtaaatgtacagtggacgttcgtgcagaaataactgctgcagctcctccagaccaacagaggttttccgtgtcttgtgaagtgacggggctccgcagcgaaaAACGCTATCGTCTCAGAACCGGATACCGTagtcttccctgttccctcctactgtggtcgggaggctgaggcaggaaaagccaacactaggatcagcattaattcatggagagaccttcgtctggtcagctaacattactgccaagcagctgaaatatagagtgatattgtggtttaagctgacgtgtgttgcctcactgttttgagcgttgctcattcatgtctatgtagagcgagctcAAGCGTgcacccgacgctgactttcgttgacttaacggccataggtgtcgctgttaacaagcatttctgattcttacaaacagtccctttaagttaagggaaaaaccttgtgttttgggttaaaataactacgaacacgaAGACAACAACACGTgtaaaccctgtgttttgtgtaccATCCATCTTCCTCGATTTCCAGCTCTTTATTgtgagtttcacactgtctacactacagcgcctgacttcctgTCATAATAACTATGGtcactagaggtcactgtcgtgttcttttacaCCTTCTTTCAgcgatctaccatgtgaatagatgataaaccctactagtgggtgtagtaggcccctattgactcacatgcgactgataatgccaatagcctgacaacagtctaattggctgaaacagcataaaaaacgactaatccactaaagaaatcttattcgattaagaccaaaacaaccgattaatcgactaatcaactGAGAGGGGGCGTCTCCAGTGTCCATATAAGAATAATAAACATTGAATGAATAGATGAATCTATGCTGACAGTTGCATCTCATCACACGTTGAATACTGACTGACATGCTGTGTATTTCAATAACTGGGCTCACAGCTTCTAAGAATGTGCTTCTTTGTTGCAGCCATGCTTTGTGAAGGCAGATTGTTGAGCATGACCTATGGTGTTTTGGAGGAGCTGGATCCCCTCCCTCCTCAGAAAGCTCCCCAGGGTGCTTATGGGCCGCCGAGAGCAGCTGCTACCCTGGTGCCAGGCTCCATCAGACACACTCCGCTCGTTCATCACAATTCCCCCGAGCTGACAGGTTGTACGGACAACAGAAGTGATTCGGTGGAGTTGTACATTTCTCCTCTGCAGTCCTTGGATCTCCAGCCAGGCAGACAGATCTCTACGGAAATAGAGATCCCAGCTCAGGCTCGCTCAGTTAGCGATGCCCCCTTCTTGGTTCCCTCCTTCTGTCAGAGCATCTGCCAAAATTACAGCGACCTCCATATCGGAGGCGACCAGGTGCTGCCTCTCTCAACAAATGATGGTGAGCTCCGGGTCTGTACCGACGCCCAGGCTGTCGGCCCTTTCCTCCAGTCCTGCGACGTCCCCCCAGCTGTGGAGGATTCTCCCCCAGGACAGACATCTAAGGGGGGACTTGTGCATCCACTGAGGGGGGGTTCAAATCGCTGGAGACTGGGGAGCGCCCGCGATCGGAGCTTTTTGTTCCAGGGGCGTGAGGGTCCATTCTCCAACTCTCTTCTAAATCACTATCTGGAGCAGAAACTCTTGGATTTGTACCAGCAGTACATGATGGAGAACATGGCCAGGGAAGGGGCCCCTGGTTCGGATTCGGACCCCATTTGCCCTCTCCTGGGCTCAGAGCTGGTCCTCACCAGCCTAGACCAGATCACTTTGCAGCTGAGTCGGGAAGGGAACTTGGAGGCCGGCCTGGCCAAAGACATGGTCCTCAGCTGCCTCTTGCGGGTGGCTGGTGACATGCAGTCAAGTGAGATCAGCACTCCCTTTCTGCAGATTTCAAATGAGGCATCCAGGGAGCAGCTCACAGAGAATAAAGGGGAGTGATCACCCCAGTGTCAAGGAACTCACCCAATCAATTCTCCCTCTCATTTTAGTTTtatcaacagaaaataaaatcaaacagaTAACTGTATTTAATCTTTTTCATTGATAAGCTGTGTTGAGGATGGTGTTGAAAGCAAATTCTGTATgtgattaataattatatgtatCATCATTTTAGGATGCAGTCATGCAAATGGTGTATGTTCATGTGgcgtgctgttgttgtgcagtTGTCCCTTTCTAAACAACAGTAAAGACAGGAACTGAACATTGAAACCaatcttttttccccctttattTCTAACAGAACACCacatcatcaacaacatcatGTTCCCACTGCTTGGATTGCTAGCCAAGTCTTTGAATAACACTTTGTATGTCTGATTATCATTTCTTCATCTGACATAAATGTCTCTCTCtgggaacagtgtgtaacatttcgggggggggggatctattagcagaaatgtaatataatattaataactatgttttcattagtgtataatcacctgaaactaagaatagttgtgttgTCTTTAGTTGAGAATGAgtcctttatatctacatagggagcgggtcctcttcacggagtccgccacatttctacagtagcccagaacggacaaaccaaacactggctctagagagagcctttcgtgtttttacgttgcctgaaggccaccgtagttcttcgtcacgcttgtgaaactgcgataatgtgagccgcagagtgcaaaaccgtggtaccgcagtcttggaaacgGAGGATGgtaccaaatcctacacactgtaccctTAAGTATGGAAGAACATGGCGTCATGTCATTTAGGAAACTAattcataataacatataagAGTTTGAAAATCACAAGGTTTGTGACATAACCGTTATTTCAATGGAATAAACTCTGTTCTTGAATGTACTGTAGAAGAGCGATGGGGAGCGAGCTGTACCCAGCTCTGCCATATGGCAGTGTAACCCCCCCCTGTGGCGCCGCTCTAAGGCtagggttcaaccccccagaaccTTAACCCTAGCCCTGTGAACCGCAACactcagacatcacaatggttttaagacaaaagttaagatttttattttcataaataactgcatttattataatataaatatacaattgGTCTCTGACATTGTtggtgtgagaaagagagttacagaggtgagtatatttctttcttttatttattttttaatgtgcctatgccttaagcctcCCAATATACTACACAGTGTGTACATAACGCACTACTAACAAATATGTCCCATTGATCTCAAAAGCTCGCACTCGACATCGCACTTCCTCGAGTCCTCAGCAATACACTTGCCAAGTGTGAAGACGATCGGATGAATGGTTGTCGAGAAAATCGAAGGATAAACAGACAGACGGTATTGATATGTCTGTTGAAGATACAGCTGAGAAATACAGTACAAAGCCCAATGCAATCAGTTTAGATTGTGCACCTTTCTTATAAATATATGCCCAAAGATATATATTCCACACATGTAAACTTGTTGGTCATTTATGTTTATTCCCATTCTCTGCTGCAAATGATGAAGATGTCATTAATGAGTCGATGCAAAAGTCTGCAGTTTAATAAACGGTCACAAGGGGGAAGCATTATCACCTAACTTATTAACCCAAATGACTTTGACACACACCTCCTCTATTTTCtttcattcctcctcctcttcactgtctatccctcctccctcacccaacatccatccatccagctaATGCCTCCTATCATCTGCTCCCTGCTAATCTATGATGTCATCAGGACTGGGCTGTAAATCTGTAGCACGCAGGCAGTCGGGCATGAACACCACATTTAACACTGTGTCTGATACCGGTTCCTCTAAACAAAATACAAGCTTGAGATAAGGTTATCTACGCTGCATGATTTATTTTGGGAAAATATTGCACGAGCACAC
It encodes the following:
- the LOC119500808 gene encoding TLR adapter interacting with SLC15A4 on the lysosome, encoding MNALLFMLESYAVYTFGRKSNVSKKCFSLKTVEGQLTERLILVQAMLCEGRLLSMTYGVLEELDPLPPQKAPQGAYGPPRAAATLVPGSIRHTPLVHHNSPELTGCTDNRSDSVELYISPLQSLDLQPGRQISTEIEIPAQARSVSDAPFLVPSFCQSICQNYSDLHIGGDQVLPLSTNDGELRVCTDAQAVGPFLQSCDVPPAVEDSPPGQTSKGGLVHPLRGGSNRWRLGSARDRSFLFQGREGPFSNSLLNHYLEQKLLDLYQQYMMENMAREGAPGSDSDPICPLLGSELVLTSLDQITLQLSREGNLEAGLAKDMVLSCLLRVAGDMQSSEISTPFLQISNEASREQLTENKGE